In Arvicola amphibius chromosome 1, mArvAmp1.2, whole genome shotgun sequence, one DNA window encodes the following:
- the LOC119803448 gene encoding membrane-spanning 4-domains subfamily A member 4A-like → MITIQGIGQTASGAAYDAQQLGQQSLQVNSHAWKRMAEKFLKGEPKILGVVQIVIALMNLTIGIMMTSATLTSSEMPPVSVYIGYPVWGSLMFIISGSFSIVAGRRTTKGLVRSSLGLNITSSVFAFTGIIIHSVSPSIYSYNLYFCSYRGSSESCHMTVSILMGLDIVLVILSALEFCIGVSLSAFGCRVMCCNPGGVVIIMPSSPPTKETTYPISL, encoded by the exons ATGATAACCATACAAGGAATAGGACAGACTGCATCGGGAGCTGCCTATGATGCACAGCAGCTGGGACAACAGTCTTTACAAGTGAATTCACATGCATGGAAAAGGATGGCAGAGAAGTTCTTAAAGGGAGAACCCAAAATCCTTGGG GTTGTGCAGATTGTGATTGCCCTCATGAACCTCACCATAGGAATCATGATGACAAGTGCCACCTTGACATCCAGTGAAATGCCCCCTGTTTCAGTGTACATAGGGTACCCAGTTTGGGGGTCTCTCATG TTTATTATTTCAGGCTCATTCTCAATTGTAGCAGGAAGAAGAACTACAAAAGGCTTG GTTCGAAGCAGCCTAGGCTTGAACATCACCAGCTCTGTGTTTGCCTTCACGGGGATCATAATCCACTCAGTGAGCCCAAGCATTTATTCTTACAATTTATATTTCTGCTCATATAGAGGCTCTTCAGAAAGCTGCCATATGACCGTATCCATTTTAATG GGTCTGGATATTGTGTTAGTCATTCTCAGTGCGCTGGAGTTCTGCattggtgtctctctctctgcctttggatgCAGAGTGATGTGTTGTAACCCTGGTGGG GTCGTGATAATTATGCCGTCAAGTCCTCCCACAAAAGAAACAACATATCCTATATCACTTTAA